In the genome of Lentisphaera araneosa HTCC2155, the window AGACGATCGATCACCGCAAACTCACTTCCAATGCGTTGGAAGTGAGCTCCCCCCTGCCGACGGCCACGTCATAAAAAATATATTTATTTAGTTGACTTCTCAATGGCTTCTTTGCCGTTGATTTGATCCCAGGTAAAGCTTTGCTTGCGAATCTGCCCATGGCCAGAGCGGTAAACTTCTAAAGTGACTTGGGGGGGATTCTGGGTCGTATCGAGTTCAAAAACACTAAACATTTTACCTTGAGTCTCTTTGAAAATCATATCCTTGTTAATTCGAGGTCTTGCATTGCCACTTCCTAGAGGGCCACTGGTAACTTCCAGAGTTTCTCCTCGATTATGATAAGCTCCCGTAAAATGTCGATCACCAGAAATCAAAATCACCCCTGGAGTTGCCTTGAATAAGTCGAGGACTTTTTTCTGCTCAACCCGGAAGCCACTGAAACCATCGGATGATCCGAACATTTGAAATTCACTACCACAAGCCACGACTTTTATTTTGGCTTGTGACTCTTCCAAAGTTCTCTTCAACCAAGCGAGCTGCTTATCCCCAAGTAATTTCTTCTTCGGATCATCAGCCTTCATGCTGCCATTTGGAGTTCTATGATAACGGCTGTCCAATAGAATGAACTGAACATCACCATAGTGAAATGTTGTGTAAATCCCAGGGTTATCGCTCTCACCAAAACTAGGATTCGCCCAATGCTTTTTAAAGATTTCTAGTGATTTCTCTTTGCCGGGAGTCTGGCCGTCGGAATTGTTGGGGCCAAAATCGTGGTCATCCCAAATACCATAGGTC includes:
- a CDS encoding alkaline phosphatase D family protein, with translation CSGRSGFDEDVSWLDIAKMDDLDLLFQLGDNHYADTTDPKVITKRYINHRSLPSYRSVTARTSTYGIWDDHDFGPNNSDGQTPGKEKSLEIFKKHWANPSFGESDNPGIYTTFHYGDVQFILLDSRYHRTPNGSMKADDPKKKLLGDKQLAWLKRTLEESQAKIKVVACGSEFQMFGSSDGFSGFRVEQKKVLDLFKATPGVILISGDRHFTGAYHNRGETLEVTSGPLGSGNARPRINKDMIFKETQGKMFSVFELDTTQNPPQVTLEVYRSGHGQIRKQSFTWDQINGKEAIEKSTK